A single genomic interval of Phocoena sinus isolate mPhoSin1 chromosome 15, mPhoSin1.pri, whole genome shotgun sequence harbors:
- the LOC116740905 gene encoding uncharacterized protein LOC116740905 isoform X1: MVLMRTQTPGPGCQCSEFCRSPTPAPLLLARGEFGYPSGCFVPFLWSELESFTVLLRSGNVFASSASAVACNVGAPACTLTDHVVGAGSERVGGGGALGTDREGLRDSLGEAGAGAGLRGVTEWAGPRGGSRESELCPAGAGLADRVGARLGRAVASRLLTVRAGLGSGWHHRMTERARLEPGRGFNESCEGSAGRTNWARGRPRAERLRRTLRLQKRFLDWSLLDLRVFARRPPSLRCRPGTFTLALPVALKVAVSRNHSVPAGSQLSSWWAGSGSARS; the protein is encoded by the exons ATGGTGCTGATGAGGACCCAGACCCCAGGCCCGGGGTGCCAATGCAGCGAGTTCTGTAGAAGCCCCACCCCCGCGCCCCTTCTCCTGGCTCGAGGCGAGTTTGGATACCCGTCCGGCTGCTTCGTGCCCTTCCTGTGGTCAGAGCTTGAGAGCTTCACCGTCCTGCTCCGCTCGGGTAACGTCTTCGCCTCCTCTGCCTCTGCGGTCGCCTGCAACGTGGGGGCTCCGGCTTGCACCCTCACTGACCACGTGGTGGGGGCGGGGTCTGAGCGGGTTGGAGGGGGCGGGGCCCTGGGGACAGACAGGGAGGGCCTGCGTGACAGTCTGGGCGAGGCCGGAGCAGGCGCGGGCCTGAGGGGAGTGACAGAATGGGCAGGGCCTCGGGGAGGATCTAGGGAAAGTGAGCTGTGCCCTGCGGGGGCGGGGCTTGCTGACAGGGTGGGGGCTCGGCTGGGGCGTGCTGTGGCGAGCAGGCTGCTGACAGTAAGGGCAGGGCTCGGGAGTGGGTGGCACCACAGAATGACTGAAAGAGCAAGGCTAGAGCCAGGAAGAGGGTTTAACGAGTCTTGCGAAGGCAGTGCGGGAAGGACTAACTGGGCAAGGGGCCGGCCGCGGGCTGAGCGATTGAGGAGGACCCTCAGG TTGCAGAAGCGCTTTCTGGACTGGTCCCTGCTGGATCTGCGGGTCTTCGCACGACGTCCTCCGAGCCTGCGCTGCCGCCCGGGCACTTTCACGCTGGCGCTGCCCGTCGCCCTGAAGGTCGCAGTGTCCCGGAATCACAGTGTCCCTGCTGGGAGTCAGCTTTCCAGCTGGTGGGCGGGATCGGGCTCTGCTCGGTCCTGA
- the LOC116740905 gene encoding uncharacterized protein LOC116740905 isoform X5, translating to MVLMRTQTPGPGCQCSEFCRSPTPAPLLLARGEFGYPSGCFVPFLWSELESFTVLLRSGNVFASSASAVACNVGAPACTLTDHVVGAGSERVGGGGALGTDREGLRDSLGEAGAGAGLRGVTEWAGPRGGSRESELCPAGAGLADRVGARLGRAVASRLLTLQKRFLDWSLLDLRVFARRPPSLRCRPGTFTLALPVALKVAVSRNHSVPAGSQLSSWWAGSGSARS from the exons ATGGTGCTGATGAGGACCCAGACCCCAGGCCCGGGGTGCCAATGCAGCGAGTTCTGTAGAAGCCCCACCCCCGCGCCCCTTCTCCTGGCTCGAGGCGAGTTTGGATACCCGTCCGGCTGCTTCGTGCCCTTCCTGTGGTCAGAGCTTGAGAGCTTCACCGTCCTGCTCCGCTCGGGTAACGTCTTCGCCTCCTCTGCCTCTGCGGTCGCCTGCAACGTGGGGGCTCCGGCTTGCACCCTCACTGACCACGTGGTGGGGGCGGGGTCTGAGCGGGTTGGAGGGGGCGGGGCCCTGGGGACAGACAGGGAGGGCCTGCGTGACAGTCTGGGCGAGGCCGGAGCAGGCGCGGGCCTGAGGGGAGTGACAGAATGGGCAGGGCCTCGGGGAGGATCTAGGGAAAGTGAGCTGTGCCCTGCGGGGGCGGGGCTTGCTGACAGGGTGGGGGCTCGGCTGGGGCGTGCTGTGGCGAGCAGGCTGCTGACA TTGCAGAAGCGCTTTCTGGACTGGTCCCTGCTGGATCTGCGGGTCTTCGCACGACGTCCTCCGAGCCTGCGCTGCCGCCCGGGCACTTTCACGCTGGCGCTGCCCGTCGCCCTGAAGGTCGCAGTGTCCCGGAATCACAGTGTCCCTGCTGGGAGTCAGCTTTCCAGCTGGTGGGCGGGATCGGGCTCTGCTCGGTCCTGA
- the LOC116740905 gene encoding uncharacterized protein LOC116740905 isoform X2, which produces MVLMRTQTPGPGCQCSEFCRSPTPAPLLLARGEFGYPSGCFVPFLWSELESFTVLLRSGNVFASSASAVACNVGAPACTLTDHVVGAGSERVGGGGALGTDREGLRDSLGEAGAGAGLRGVTEWAGPRGGSRESELCPAGAGLADRVGARLGRAVASRLLTVRAGLGSGWHHRMTERARLEPGRGFNESCEGSAGRTNWARGRPRAERLRRTLRVWWCRDNRPAGRRFPSSRPPLVPSRPNEIHPRASTCS; this is translated from the exons ATGGTGCTGATGAGGACCCAGACCCCAGGCCCGGGGTGCCAATGCAGCGAGTTCTGTAGAAGCCCCACCCCCGCGCCCCTTCTCCTGGCTCGAGGCGAGTTTGGATACCCGTCCGGCTGCTTCGTGCCCTTCCTGTGGTCAGAGCTTGAGAGCTTCACCGTCCTGCTCCGCTCGGGTAACGTCTTCGCCTCCTCTGCCTCTGCGGTCGCCTGCAACGTGGGGGCTCCGGCTTGCACCCTCACTGACCACGTGGTGGGGGCGGGGTCTGAGCGGGTTGGAGGGGGCGGGGCCCTGGGGACAGACAGGGAGGGCCTGCGTGACAGTCTGGGCGAGGCCGGAGCAGGCGCGGGCCTGAGGGGAGTGACAGAATGGGCAGGGCCTCGGGGAGGATCTAGGGAAAGTGAGCTGTGCCCTGCGGGGGCGGGGCTTGCTGACAGGGTGGGGGCTCGGCTGGGGCGTGCTGTGGCGAGCAGGCTGCTGACAGTAAGGGCAGGGCTCGGGAGTGGGTGGCACCACAGAATGACTGAAAGAGCAAGGCTAGAGCCAGGAAGAGGGTTTAACGAGTCTTGCGAAGGCAGTGCGGGAAGGACTAACTGGGCAAGGGGCCGGCCGCGGGCTGAGCGATTGAGGAGGACCCTCAGG GTGTGGTGGTGCAGAGATAACAGACCTGCAGGAAGGAGGTTTCCGTCTTCCAGGCCACCACTGGTCCCGTCCCGTCCCAATGAAATCCATCCGAGGGCGTCCACCTGCTCCTGA
- the ID1 gene encoding DNA-binding protein inhibitor ID-1, translating to MKVASGSAAAAAGPSCALKAGKSAGGAGEVVRCLSEQSVAISRCAGGPGARLPALLDEQQVNVLLYDMNGCYSRLKELVPTLPQNRKVSRVEILQHVIDYIWDLELELNSESQVGTPGGRGLPVRAPLSTLNDEISALAAEAACVPADDRILCR from the exons ATGAAGGTCGCCAGTGGCAGCGCCGCGGCCGCCGCGGGCCCCAGCTGCGCGCTGAAGGCGGGCAAGTCTGCGGGCGGCGCGGGCGAGGTAGTGCGCTGCCTGTCCGAGCAGAGCGTGGCCATCTCGCGCTGCGCCGGCGGCCCCGGGGCGCGCCTGCCCGCCCTGCTAGACGAGCAGCAGGTGAACGTGCTACTCTACGACATGAACGGCTGCTACTCGCGCCTCAAGGAGCTGgtgcccaccctgccccagaACCGCAAGGTGAGCAGGGTGGAGATCCTCCAGCACGTCATCGACTACATCTGGGACCTGGAGTTGGAGCTGAACTCGGAATCCCAAGTCGGGACCCCCGGGGGCCGGGGACTCCCCGTCCGGGCTCCGCTCAGCACCCTTAACGACGAAATCAGCGCCCTGGCGGCAGAG GCGGCGTGCGTTCCAGCGGACGATCGCATCTTGTGTCGCTGA